A genomic region of Chryseobacterium sp. KACC 21268 contains the following coding sequences:
- the uxuA gene encoding mannonate dehydratase, with amino-acid sequence MEKTWRWFGKKDKIKLDMLRQIGVEGIVSALHDIPNGEIWTLEAIEDYKNFIESFGLRWSVVESLAVSEPIKYGGENRDQLIENYIESLKNLGKAGVKTVCYNFMPVLDWARTDLYFQWKDGSSSLYFDKAKFAYFEIHILKRVGAEEDYTQEILSKVEELKTTLTEQDNNDLIDSIIVKTQGFVNGNIKEGDQNPVAIFKSLLALYDGIDKDQLRQNMKYFLEKIMPVCEEYDIQMCVHPDDPPFSLLGLPRIVTNEDDIDWFLTAVDNPHNGLTFCTGSLSAGLQNDVPKLAQKYVSRTKFVHLRSTNVFENGDFIEAGHLEGRGKIVEVVRIFEKENPALPMRIDHGRLLTDDIDKGYNPGYSFLGRMLALGQIDGVIATVQNELSNKN; translated from the coding sequence ATGGAAAAAACTTGGCGTTGGTTTGGGAAGAAGGACAAGATCAAATTGGATATGCTCCGCCAAATTGGGGTAGAAGGCATCGTATCTGCACTTCACGACATTCCGAATGGTGAAATCTGGACATTGGAGGCCATCGAGGATTATAAAAACTTTATAGAAAGTTTCGGACTTCGTTGGTCTGTAGTTGAAAGCCTTGCCGTGAGCGAGCCTATCAAGTACGGAGGCGAAAACAGAGACCAACTGATAGAAAATTATATCGAAAGTCTAAAAAATCTTGGCAAAGCAGGCGTGAAAACCGTTTGCTACAACTTTATGCCAGTTTTGGATTGGGCTCGGACAGACCTTTATTTTCAATGGAAAGATGGTTCGTCATCATTGTATTTTGATAAAGCCAAATTTGCCTATTTCGAAATTCACATTCTGAAAAGAGTAGGTGCCGAGGAAGATTACACCCAAGAAATTCTCTCAAAAGTTGAAGAACTAAAAACCACTTTAACCGAGCAAGACAACAATGATCTGATTGATTCCATCATCGTGAAAACACAAGGTTTCGTGAATGGAAACATCAAAGAGGGCGATCAAAATCCAGTTGCCATTTTCAAAAGTCTATTGGCTCTTTATGACGGAATCGACAAAGATCAGCTTCGCCAGAATATGAAATATTTCCTCGAAAAGATTATGCCCGTTTGCGAAGAGTATGACATCCAAATGTGCGTTCATCCAGACGATCCGCCATTTTCATTGTTAGGTTTGCCAAGAATCGTAACCAATGAAGATGACATCGATTGGTTCCTGACTGCGGTCGATAATCCCCACAACGGATTGACTTTTTGCACAGGATCTCTCAGTGCCGGACTTCAAAATGACGTTCCTAAGTTGGCTCAGAAATATGTTTCCAGAACAAAATTTGTCCATCTCAGAAGTACCAATGTTTTCGAAAATGGAGATTTCATAGAAGCCGGACATTTGGAAGGCAGAGGAAAAATCGTTGAGGTCGTCCGAATTTTCGAGAAGGAAAATCCAGCTTTGCCAATGCGCATCGATCACGGACGTCTTTTGACAGATGATATCGACAAAGGCTACAATCCTGGCTATTCTTTCCTGGGAAGAATGTTGGCATTAGGTCAAATTGACGGCGTGATCGCAACAGTTCAAAACGAATTGTCAAATAAAAATTAA
- a CDS encoding SDR family oxidoreductase has product MNEIFSIKGKVAVITGASGVLGGSLAKSFIEAGAKVVAIGRNQKILDARVKELTESGGNALAIEANIMNIESLENASKLILEKYGKIDILLNIAGGNIPSATLSPDQSFFDMNMEGWDEVTDLNINGTVYPSFVFGKAMADQGSGSIINISSMAAYSAITRVGGYAAAKSAITNFTQWLATDLALKFGDKIRVNAVAPGFFIGDQNRAILINPDGSLTDRSKKVIAKTPMQRFGEVEELNGTVQFLCSDAASFITGALIPVDGGFSAFSGV; this is encoded by the coding sequence ATGAACGAAATATTCAGCATAAAAGGAAAAGTCGCAGTCATTACCGGAGCTTCAGGCGTTCTCGGCGGAAGCTTGGCCAAAAGTTTCATCGAAGCTGGCGCAAAAGTAGTTGCGATTGGCAGAAATCAGAAAATTTTGGATGCGCGTGTCAAAGAACTTACAGAATCCGGAGGCAATGCATTAGCCATCGAGGCCAACATTATGAATATCGAAAGTCTCGAAAATGCTTCAAAACTGATTCTCGAAAAATATGGCAAAATCGATATTTTATTGAATATCGCTGGCGGAAATATTCCTTCGGCAACACTTTCTCCAGACCAATCTTTTTTCGATATGAATATGGAAGGCTGGGATGAGGTGACGGATCTGAACATCAACGGAACGGTTTACCCGAGCTTTGTTTTCGGGAAAGCAATGGCTGATCAGGGAAGTGGAAGCATTATTAATATTTCATCGATGGCGGCATATTCCGCGATTACTAGAGTTGGAGGTTATGCGGCCGCGAAGTCTGCGATTACCAATTTTACCCAATGGTTGGCAACAGATTTGGCACTCAAATTTGGAGATAAGATCCGTGTAAATGCCGTTGCGCCAGGCTTTTTCATTGGTGATCAAAACCGTGCGATTCTCATCAATCCAGACGGATCTTTGACAGACCGAAGCAAAAAAGTAATTGCCAAAACACCAATGCAGAGATTTGGCGAGGTGGAAGAACTTAATGGAACCGTTCAGTTTCTCTGTTCAGACGCGGCAAGTTTTATCACAGGTGCTTTGATTCCTGTTGATGGTGGTTTCAGCGCTTTCAGTGGCGTTTAA
- a CDS encoding RagB/SusD family nutrient uptake outer membrane protein yields MKKLRINTAVTAVLATLVLSSCSNDILEETPRATYTSAYFESEAGVLGGITYMYANLRNIYGNGYWLNATETGTDEYTWGHGADGNYKDMDLSGVGQLTPASSRSDVLWNNAFKSINTSNGVIEKGGQFNIAGSIIAEARFFRGFMYFNLVQTFGGVPLDLGSGDLAFNTSTVRGSKRNTVTEVYTKAIFPDLIKAIEELPTAPRVTGGVTKTVARLYLAKAYLTYGWWLQNPNNIPTYPETPRVDPNGQSAQWYFQSAYNIAMEGINNPAGYGLQATYYDVNVAQNDRHKEMLLFADHTESSEYYDGSSHSYNTGSSPGNFAAWMTTWDYTFLESSTDAAWTGAKIRTVQREAAQAYGRPWKCMAPPIEVVKNTFADKTNDSRYDGTFVTTFRSNWNKAGISTGTLYGANGLPVQVGSAILSFIDQDNTSIDYSNAVYKSNVGAGVLPGRADFVIAPNGINRYAYPNLWKIGTYRTDNGNGLGQPNGGITRPFPIAKFSELYFVAAEAAVKGATGATSARDLINVIRARAGKWRFSNNGNVVKNEDNSAAMIAATPSVITIDYILAERSREYFGEGYRWFDLVRTQKWGELAKTYTIGGVALTDHTAKVYNRTISNYLYLRPIPQGQLESMELSASELAAYQNPGY; encoded by the coding sequence ATGAAAAAATTAAGAATAAATACAGCGGTAACAGCAGTTTTGGCTACATTAGTATTATCTAGCTGTTCAAATGATATATTAGAAGAAACACCGCGTGCAACCTATACATCAGCTTATTTTGAATCAGAGGCAGGCGTTTTAGGGGGTATTACTTATATGTATGCCAATCTACGAAACATCTATGGAAATGGATATTGGCTGAATGCAACCGAAACCGGAACCGACGAATATACTTGGGGACACGGTGCAGACGGTAACTACAAAGATATGGATCTCTCAGGTGTTGGTCAGTTGACGCCGGCAAGCAGCCGTTCTGATGTTTTATGGAACAATGCGTTCAAGTCAATCAATACTTCGAATGGTGTTATAGAAAAAGGCGGTCAGTTCAATATTGCAGGCAGCATCATTGCAGAAGCAAGATTTTTCAGAGGATTTATGTACTTCAATTTAGTTCAGACTTTTGGAGGTGTTCCTTTGGATTTAGGATCAGGAGATTTAGCATTCAATACGAGTACAGTCAGAGGATCCAAGAGAAATACAGTGACTGAGGTTTACACCAAAGCGATTTTTCCAGATCTTATCAAAGCAATTGAAGAGTTGCCAACAGCGCCACGTGTAACTGGAGGTGTGACAAAAACGGTTGCAAGACTTTATTTGGCTAAAGCTTATCTGACTTACGGTTGGTGGCTTCAAAACCCAAACAATATTCCAACATATCCGGAAACACCTAGAGTAGATCCGAATGGTCAAAGTGCGCAATGGTATTTCCAAAGTGCTTATAACATTGCAATGGAAGGTATCAATAATCCTGCAGGTTACGGACTTCAGGCTACTTACTACGATGTAAATGTGGCTCAGAATGATCGTCACAAAGAGATGTTGCTGTTCGCAGACCACACAGAATCTAGTGAATATTATGATGGATCCAGCCACTCATACAATACAGGATCTTCTCCTGGAAACTTTGCGGCTTGGATGACAACTTGGGATTATACATTCTTAGAAAGTTCAACGGACGCAGCTTGGACAGGTGCAAAAATCCGAACGGTTCAAAGAGAAGCGGCGCAAGCTTACGGACGTCCTTGGAAATGTATGGCGCCACCAATTGAAGTGGTGAAAAATACATTTGCTGATAAAACCAATGACTCAAGGTACGACGGAACTTTTGTGACGACTTTCAGATCTAACTGGAACAAAGCAGGAATTTCCACTGGAACTTTATATGGCGCAAATGGATTGCCGGTACAAGTTGGAAGTGCCATTCTAAGTTTTATCGATCAGGACAACACATCCATCGATTACTCAAATGCTGTGTATAAAAGCAATGTTGGAGCAGGTGTTTTACCAGGCAGGGCAGACTTTGTGATTGCTCCAAACGGTATCAACCGATATGCTTATCCAAATCTTTGGAAAATTGGAACTTACAGAACGGATAACGGGAATGGACTTGGCCAGCCAAATGGTGGTATCACGCGTCCTTTTCCGATTGCTAAATTTTCAGAACTTTACTTTGTAGCGGCAGAAGCAGCTGTTAAAGGTGCTACCGGAGCTACAAGTGCAAGAGATTTGATTAATGTCATCAGAGCACGTGCTGGAAAATGGAGATTCAGCAATAACGGAAATGTAGTGAAGAATGAAGATAACAGTGCAGCAATGATAGCAGCAACACCATCTGTAATTACAATTGATTACATTCTTGCAGAAAGATCCAGAGAATATTTTGGAGAAGGCTACAGATGGTTTGATCTTGTGAGAACTCAGAAATGGGGCGAGTTGGCCAAAACCTACACAATTGGAGGCGTTGCATTGACAGATCATACAGCTAAAGTTTACAATAGAACAATTTCAAACTATTTGTATCTGAGACCAATTCCACAGGGACAATTGGAATCAATGGAACTTAGCGCTTCAGAATTGGCAGCGTATCAAAACCCAGGATATTAA